One window of Botrimarina mediterranea genomic DNA carries:
- a CDS encoding cbb3-type cytochrome c oxidase N-terminal domain-containing protein produces MAEESTTPLEPAGDEVLTGHSYDGIQEYDNPTPRWWELMFVATIVFSPIYAIWFHAPLQGRTLADQYQASLADNMRLQFGEIGDLTPDETTIVKFMNDPKWLPVGESTFKTNCVSCHGPEGIGISGPNLTDDNYLNVKKIEDIATVIRDGAKNGAMPAWGNRLHPNEVVLAAAYVASLRGKNLKSARLTEGVEIAPWPSGG; encoded by the coding sequence ATGGCCGAAGAATCCACCACTCCGCTTGAGCCCGCTGGCGACGAAGTCCTCACCGGTCACTCATACGACGGGATCCAAGAATACGACAACCCCACGCCGCGCTGGTGGGAGCTTATGTTCGTCGCGACGATCGTCTTCTCGCCGATCTATGCGATTTGGTTCCATGCGCCGCTGCAAGGCCGCACGCTCGCCGACCAGTACCAGGCCAGCCTCGCCGACAACATGCGGCTGCAATTTGGAGAGATCGGCGACTTGACGCCCGACGAAACGACGATCGTCAAGTTCATGAACGACCCCAAGTGGCTCCCTGTCGGCGAGTCGACCTTCAAGACCAACTGCGTCTCGTGCCACGGCCCCGAAGGAATCGGCATCTCTGGCCCCAACCTCACCGACGACAACTACCTGAACGTCAAGAAGATCGAGGACATCGCCACAGTGATCCGCGACGGCGCGAAGAACGGCGCCATGCCGGCATGGGGGAATCGCCTCCACCCGAATGAAGTCGTGCTCGCCGCCGCGTACGTGGCGTCGCTGCGTGGGAAGAACTTGAAGAGCGCTCGACTCACGGAGGGCGTTGAGATTGCTCCTTGGCCCTCCGGGGGCTGA
- the ccoN gene encoding cytochrome-c oxidase, cbb3-type subunit I yields the protein MSESSTAADARLERFSYDDAIVRMFLAATLIWGLVGFSVGMLIALQLPFPSLNGGIEWITFGRLRPLHTNAVIFAFAGNGIFTAIYYSTQRLCKARMWSDTLSRLHFWGWQAIIVSAALTLPLGITQSKEYAELEWPIDIAIAVVWAGFFGVNFFMTLVTRRERHMYVALWFYIATIITVAVLHIFNNLWVPILSPTIIKSYPIYAGVQDAMMQWWYGHNAVAFFLTTPFLGLMYYFLPKAADRPVFSYRLSILHFWSLVFIYIWAGPHHLHYSAIPEWAQTLGMVFSLMLWMPSWGGMINGLLTLRGAWHKVTTDPVLKFFVVGITFYGMSTFEGPMLSIKYVNALSHFTDWTIAHVHAGALGWNGFMVFGMCYWLAPRLFQTKLYSTKLAETHFWVATIGILVYVLPLYVAGILQGLMWGTIDSKGALAYPDFVETTKAIIPMYYLRAIGGSLYIAGALVGSWNFYKTWQSRPANYEVPVYEAPALKDVAFTPETAPTSNLETVTDYARAWDVFSSMWWHRVWERMPIKFTIMTTIAVAAASLLELVPTFVIRSNVPTIATVTPYTPLELAGRDIFVSEGCYNCHSQMIRPTVAETKRYGEYSKPGESVYDHPFQWGSRRIGPDLSREGGKQSHQWHVLHFRNPQEFNDGSIMPPYPWLMRKKLDFDSIPLRVMAMQTLGVPYPQYEGDNLEQAKADAQAQAASIAKEFVEQNQGQPYTELPDRAGNFGQSIDLADKEVIALVAFIQRVGTDLFKTPDASAEEVSPADSGVLGTTAEKSVTPEPPAPADRTATAP from the coding sequence ATGAGCGAGTCCTCTACCGCCGCCGATGCGCGGCTCGAACGCTTCAGCTACGACGACGCCATTGTGCGGATGTTCCTCGCCGCGACCCTCATCTGGGGTTTGGTGGGCTTCTCCGTCGGCATGCTGATCGCGTTGCAGTTGCCCTTCCCCTCGCTCAACGGTGGGATCGAGTGGATCACTTTTGGGCGATTGCGGCCGTTGCACACCAACGCGGTGATCTTCGCTTTCGCCGGCAACGGCATCTTCACAGCGATCTACTACTCCACCCAGCGACTCTGTAAGGCGCGGATGTGGAGCGATACGCTTAGCCGGCTTCATTTCTGGGGCTGGCAAGCGATCATCGTCTCCGCGGCGCTGACGCTACCGCTAGGGATCACGCAGAGTAAGGAGTATGCCGAGCTCGAATGGCCGATCGACATCGCCATCGCTGTCGTCTGGGCGGGATTCTTCGGCGTGAACTTCTTCATGACGCTCGTGACACGTCGTGAGCGTCATATGTACGTCGCGTTGTGGTTCTACATCGCGACGATCATCACCGTGGCGGTGCTGCACATCTTCAACAACCTGTGGGTGCCGATCCTCTCGCCCACGATCATCAAGAGCTACCCGATCTACGCCGGCGTCCAAGACGCCATGATGCAATGGTGGTACGGACACAACGCGGTGGCGTTCTTCCTGACGACGCCGTTCCTCGGGCTAATGTACTACTTCCTACCGAAGGCGGCGGATCGCCCGGTCTTTAGCTACCGCCTGAGCATCCTCCACTTCTGGTCGCTGGTATTCATCTACATCTGGGCCGGCCCACACCACCTGCACTACTCGGCAATCCCTGAGTGGGCGCAGACGCTGGGCATGGTCTTCTCGCTCATGCTGTGGATGCCGAGCTGGGGCGGCATGATCAACGGCCTTCTGACGCTCCGCGGGGCTTGGCATAAGGTGACGACTGACCCGGTGCTAAAGTTCTTCGTCGTCGGCATCACGTTCTATGGTATGAGCACGTTCGAGGGCCCAATGCTCTCGATCAAGTACGTCAATGCCCTCAGCCACTTCACGGACTGGACCATCGCCCACGTCCACGCCGGCGCGCTTGGCTGGAACGGCTTCATGGTGTTCGGCATGTGCTACTGGCTCGCGCCGCGTCTCTTCCAGACGAAGCTCTACAGCACGAAACTCGCCGAGACCCACTTCTGGGTGGCGACAATCGGCATCTTGGTCTACGTGCTGCCGCTCTACGTCGCCGGCATTCTGCAAGGGCTGATGTGGGGGACGATTGACTCCAAGGGCGCACTGGCTTATCCCGACTTTGTCGAGACGACCAAAGCGATCATCCCGATGTACTATCTCAGGGCGATCGGCGGCAGCCTCTACATCGCCGGCGCACTCGTCGGGAGTTGGAACTTTTACAAGACTTGGCAGTCGCGTCCGGCGAATTACGAAGTCCCTGTCTACGAGGCGCCCGCCCTGAAGGACGTGGCCTTCACGCCAGAGACGGCGCCGACATCGAACCTCGAGACGGTGACCGACTACGCCCGGGCGTGGGACGTCTTCAGCAGTATGTGGTGGCACCGCGTCTGGGAGCGGATGCCGATTAAGTTCACCATTATGACGACGATTGCCGTTGCGGCGGCATCCTTGCTCGAACTGGTGCCAACGTTCGTCATCCGCTCGAACGTGCCAACGATCGCTACGGTGACGCCCTATACGCCGCTTGAGCTGGCGGGGCGAGACATCTTCGTCAGCGAGGGGTGTTACAACTGCCACTCGCAGATGATCCGTCCCACCGTCGCCGAGACTAAGCGTTACGGCGAGTACAGCAAGCCGGGCGAAAGCGTTTACGACCACCCGTTCCAGTGGGGATCGCGTCGCATCGGTCCCGACCTCTCCCGCGAAGGGGGCAAGCAGAGCCATCAGTGGCACGTTCTGCACTTTCGCAACCCGCAGGAGTTCAACGACGGCTCGATCATGCCGCCTTACCCGTGGCTGATGCGGAAGAAGCTCGACTTTGACTCGATTCCGCTCCGCGTGATGGCGATGCAGACGCTCGGCGTGCCGTACCCGCAGTATGAGGGGGACAATCTGGAGCAGGCGAAAGCCGACGCTCAGGCGCAGGCCGCTTCGATTGCGAAAGAGTTTGTCGAGCAGAACCAAGGTCAACCATACACCGAACTCCCCGACCGCGCCGGCAACTTTGGCCAGTCGATCGACCTCGCCGACAAAGAGGTGATCGCCCTAGTGGCGTTCATCCAGCGAGTTGGAACGGACCTCTTCAAAACCCCCGACGCTTCGGCCGAAGAAGTGTCGCCCGCGGACTCTGGCGTTCTCGGCACAACGGCCGAGAAAAGCGTCACCCCGGAGCCTCCAGCGCCCGCCGATCGCACTGCGACGGCGCCTTAA
- a CDS encoding Rrf2 family transcriptional regulator — MAVSQTAEYALRAVVWLAQNPGEPQTTQQLAEGTHVSVSYLPKVLQPLGRVGILTSQRGINGGYSLARDPEQLTVLEIIGCVDPIQRITRCPLRLQTHTGGLCPLHTMLDEAIAETERRFGETTIAELLRRNTGLKPLCETTPHVFTIDSLLPPKKAGGGAAD, encoded by the coding sequence ATGGCCGTCTCCCAAACCGCTGAATACGCGTTGCGGGCCGTGGTTTGGCTGGCTCAGAACCCCGGTGAGCCCCAAACCACGCAGCAGCTGGCTGAGGGGACGCACGTCTCGGTGAGCTACCTCCCCAAGGTGCTCCAACCCCTCGGACGGGTGGGTATCCTCACCAGTCAACGCGGGATCAATGGCGGGTACTCGCTCGCTCGCGATCCGGAGCAGTTGACGGTCCTGGAGATCATCGGCTGCGTCGATCCCATCCAGAGGATCACCCGTTGCCCGCTCAGGCTGCAAACGCACACCGGCGGACTTTGCCCGTTACACACGATGCTCGACGAGGCGATCGCCGAGACCGAGCGTCGATTCGGCGAGACCACCATTGCTGAACTTTTGCGTCGCAACACCGGCCTCAAGCCGCTGTGCGAGACGACGCCCCATGTCTTCACGATCGACAGCCTGCTGCCGCCCAAGAAGGCCGGCGGCGGTGCGGCGGATTGA